A stretch of DNA from Blastopirellula marina:
GGATACGGCTGTGGTCGGTGAAGAAAACCATGACAATTTCATTTCTGGAATTTCGGTGTTGGTAACTGAGTCACGGTGACCATGTTGCCGAATCGCTGTAACGAGCGTGTCCATTTTTGAATTGTCCATGCATGCTCCTTCTTGTGTTGCCTGAGTTCTCAGTCTATCTCCTTATGCCAATCCTGACCATGAAGCTTCCCGCAAATCATTAGAGAATCAGGCAATCCAAAACCAAATAAAGCAAGAACCTAGCTCACAGGTCGACGTGGACAGTTAGTTCTTAATCTGTCGTACTAAACCGAGTGACAATCGTACGCCGATTGTAAATAGCCTCGTTTTCACATGTATTTCTTAGTCATCTAATCAAATTACCTTCATCTAGGGCAGCCGCAGCATGGTCAACATTTGTGATTGTCGCATATCGCCCCAATTTGACTGCGGTGATATGAACGAACTGCCATGACGTGGAGCATTAGGCAAGATCCTGGGACGATCTAGATACCGGGTGGAATGTCTGAAGGTGTACTATGCAGTGAGCGAACACGCTTCCCGAGAATCATCAAAAATCCAACTAACTGGTATTTGAACGGATATGAGACGGCCAACCGGAAATGCGTCGAGGATGCCATTTCAAATCGACCGGCGACAATTTGCCCAAACTATCGGCGGCTACGCATTCCTGTTTGCAGGGATGGCCCCCAATCAAGCACAAGAACTTTCTAAAGAAAAGGAGATAGCGATGGATATTAGACGAAATGGTTCTCAGCCATCCAGCGTCGGCCCTAACGAATGGTTCACAGGGCAGACCCGGATTGATCCACTCTTTTCACCGCAAGAGCCGGCTCGGGCTGCTGCAGCTAGTGTTACTTTCGAGCCAGGTGCTCGCACCGCATGGCACACACATCCACTCGGTCAAACGCTGATCGTGACCTCTGGTGTCGGCCGAGTTCAGGTTTGGGGTGGCGTGATTGAAGAGATTCGCCCAGGCGATGTCGTTTGGTTCCCGCCTGGCGAAAAACA
This window harbors:
- a CDS encoding cupin domain-containing protein, with the protein product MDIRRNGSQPSSVGPNEWFTGQTRIDPLFSPQEPARAAAASVTFEPGARTAWHTHPLGQTLIVTSGVGRVQVWGGVIEEIRPGDVVWFPPGEKHWHGAAPDKGMTHIAIQEAMDGKVVEWMEHVSDEQYQK